A single Salmo salar chromosome ssa19, Ssal_v3.1, whole genome shotgun sequence DNA region contains:
- the LOC106578495 gene encoding putative proline-rich protein 21, protein MQAPCSLHPDHYNLLTTTCSLQHAHYTLLTTTCSLHPAHYTLLTTTCSLHPAHYNLLTTPCSLQPAHYTLLTTTCSLQPAHYTLLTTPCSLHPAHYNLLTTPCSLHPAHYNLLTTTCSLQPAHYTLLTTTCSLHPAHYNLLTTTCSLQPAHYTLLTTPCSLQPAHYTLLTTPCSLHPAHYTLLTTTCSLHPAHYNLLTTTCSLQPAHYNLLTTPCSLQPAHYNLLTTTCSLHPAHYNPAHYTLLTTTLLTTTCSLQPAHYNLLTTTCSLHPAHYNLLTTPCSLQPAHYNLLTTTCSLQPAHYTLLTTPCSLQPAHYNLLTTTCSLHPAHYNLLTTTCSLQPAHYNLLTTPCSLHPAHYNLLTTTCSLQPAHYNLLTTTCSLQPAHYNLLTTPCSLQPAHYNLLTTTCSLQPAHYNLLTTTCSLQPAHYNLLTTPCSLQPAHYNLLTTTCSLQRAQQNGPTAFFLRNNYNNRN, encoded by the coding sequence ATGCAGGCACCCTGCTCACTACACCCTGATCACTACAACCTGCTCACTACAACCTGCTCACTACAACATGCTCACTACACCCTGCTCACTACAACCTGCTCACTACACCCTGCTCACTACACCCTGCTCACTACAACATGCTCACTACACCCTGCTCACTACAACCTGCTCACTACACCCTGCTCACTACAACCTGCTCACTACACCCTGCTCACTACAACCTGCTCACTACAACCTGCTCACTACACCCTGCTCACTACACCCTGCTCACTACACCCTGCTCACTACAACCTGCTCACTACACCCTGCTCACTACACCCTGCTCACTACAACCTGCTCACTACAACCTGCTCACTACAACCTGCTCACTACACCCTGCTCACTACAACCTGCTCACTACACCCTGCTCACTACAACCTGCTCACTACAACCTGCTCACTACAACCTGCTCACTACACCCTGCTCACTACACCCTGCTCACTACAACCTGCTCACTACACCCTGCTCACTACACCCTGCTCACTACACCCTGCTCACTACACCCTGCTCACTACAACCTGCTCACTACACCCTGCTCACTACAACCTGCTCACTACAACCTGCTCACTACAACCTGCTCACTACAACCTGCTCACTACACCCTGCTCACTACAACCTGCTCACTACAACCTGCTCACTACAACCTGCTCACTACACCCTGCTCACTACAACCCTGCTCACTACACCCTGCTCACTACAACCCTGCTCACTACAACCTGCTCACTACAACCTGCTCACTACAACCTGCTCACTACAACCTGTTCACTACACCCTGCTCACTACAACCTGCTCACTACACCCTGCTCACTACAACCTGCTCACTACAACCTGCTCACTACAACCTGCTCACTACAACCTGCTCACTACACCCTGCTCACTACACCCTGCTCACTACAACCTGCTCACTACAACCTGCTCACTACAACCTGCTCACTACACCCTGCTCACTACAACCTGCTCACTACAACCTGCTCACTACAACCTGCTCACTACAACCTGCTCACTACACCCTGCTCACTACACCCTGCTCACTACAACCTGCTCACTACAACCTGCTCACTACAACCTGCTCACTACAACCTGCTCACTACAACCTGCTCACTACAACCTGCTCACTACAACCTGCTCACTACACCCTGCTCACTACAACCTGCTCACTACAACCTGCTCACTACAACCTGCTCACTACAACCTGCTCACTACAACCTGCTCACTACAACCTGCTCACTACAACCTGCTCACTACAACCTGCTCACTACACCCTGCTCACTACAACCTGCTCACTACAACCTGCTCACTACAACCTGCTCACTACAACGGGCACAACAGAACGGCCCAACTGCTTTTTTCCTGCGTAATAACTACAATAACCGTAACTGA